The nucleotide sequence TGAAGAGGGCCTGACCACGATCGCGCAGCTCTCCCGCGGCGTCGAGCACGCGGAGCGCGTTGTTGCGGACCTGGGCAGGCCTCGCCTCCCCCTGGTGCGGCCGCTGAACGACGCGCAACGGCGGCACGGGTTGCGCCCGGGCACCCAGGCACGCGGCAACCCGAGGCCAGGTTTCCCGGATCGTGCCCAGGATGGCCGAATCGTCGGTGTCGCACGAGACAGTGACGGTGTCAGGGGGCCGCGTCTGGTTCGCCAGTGACGCGAGGCACGGCGCGAGATGGCGCGCCGTGTGCGTGGCGATCACAAGATGAAGGCGGAGCGGGTTTGCCGACGGAGTTTGCATGTTGGAGTCTACTTGAGGTGTGGCCGGAGGCGGATGGCGGCAGGAGAGGTCGGTCGATGCCGCTAGTGTGTGGGCATGGACGTGCGAGTGGTTCGGACGGCGGAGGAACTCCGCCGGGAGGTCGGGGGCGGGTCCGTGTTTGTGCCCACGATGGGCGCGCTGCACGAGGGGCATGCCTCGCTCATGCGCATCGCCCGGCTGGAGTCCCTGCGCCGGGGCGGGACGATGTGCGTCGTCAGCGTCTTCGTGAATCCCACGCAGTTCACCGAGAGCGAGGACTTCGCCGCGTATCCGAAGACGCTCAACGCGGATCTGGCCGTGTGCGAACGCGAAGGAATGGACGCCGTATTCGTGCCGGGCGTCGAGGAGGTGTATCCGCGCGGCGTGGAGGTTCGTGTCCCCTCGCTTCCGGCGGTGGCGACCGAGCCGGGCCTCGAGGACCGCTGTCGGCCGGGTCACTTCGCCGGCGTGTGCCAGGTCGTGCTTCGGCTCTTTGAGATGGTACGTCCCGCAGCAGCCGTCTTCGGTGAAAAGGACTGGCAGCAGTTGCAGATGGTTCGCGCGATGGTGAGGCAGGAAGGGATGGGCATCGAGATCGTGCCGGGACCGACGGTGCGCGATGTTGACGGCCTGGCGCTGAGCAGCCGAAACGTTCGGCTCGGCTCGGACGAGCGTCGCATCGCGATCGCGTTCTATCGGGCCTTGCAGCTGGCCGCCCAGGCGCCGGACCCGGCCGGCGCGGAACGCTCGATGCAGGACGAACTGAACTCCTCCACTGTTGAGGTCGATTACGCGGTTGTTCGGGATGCGGAGACGCTGGGACCGCCGCAAGGCTCTCGGACCTGCCGGGCGTTGGTTGCCGGGAGAGTGGGGAAGGTGCGCCTGATCGACAACGCAGGCTGGCCGATGGAAGCAACGGGATGAACGAACCCGGGTCAAGGGGGACCGATCGGGTGTCGATCGGTCTTGATGCCGGGGGGGCACTCACCACATGAGCACGAACGACCGAAGCGTCGCGCGGAAGTATCTGGTCGCGGAGAGCGTCAAGGAGCGACGCTCGGACTCACAAGCCGATACGTCCGAAGGATCGGACGCCTCGGGGCAGGGTACGTCGGGGGCGGGGAGCGAAGAGTCGATGAGATGCAGGCGAACGCACGATCGGCAAGGCGTCGAGTTGCCCGTGGTCTTGGCGGAACTGAGCCGCAACGGGGAACCGAGCGAGCCTTGGGAGGCCGTCTCGCTCGACCTGAGCAGGTCGGGGGTAGGGTTGCGTTCGAGGCGGATGGTTCACAAGGGCCGGCTGGTATTGCTCGCGGTGCCGCCGAAGGGGAATCGCCCGGGGCGACTCTACTGCGGCAAGGTGATGCAGTCGCGTTACGCGGAGGGGATCGGGTACATCGTCGGGCTTCGGTTCGAGGAGTGCCCCGAGGGCATCCACATCGACCGGTGGTGGAACAAGCACATGAAGGGTAAGCGGGCGGCGTAGCCGCGCGTGGACCGATCGGATAGTCTCGGTTGCCGCCCGGCGTGCGCGGGAGCGTTCGCTGGGGCACGCGGAGGCTGTCCTGTGCATCGATCCCCGCTCCATGCATTCCACGTCGAGCACGGCGCCCGCCTGGTGGATTTCGCCGGGTGGGAGATGCCGATGGTGTATTCGAGCATCCACGAGGAGCACCGGCAGGTCCGCGAGTCGGGAGGCGTCTTCGATGTCTCGCACATGGGACGGGTCAAGATCGTCGGTCGGCACGCGCGCCGGCTGCTGGAACGTGTCTGCACTCGCCGCATCGGCGACATGGAACCTGGCCAGTGCCGCTACAGCCTCGCCTGCAACGAGCGCGGCGGTGTCCGCGACGACGTGATCGTCTACCGCGTGGACGACGACGACTTTCTCGTCGTGGTCAACGGCGCGAACCGCGAGAAGATGCTTGCGCACTTCGAACGGGTCCGGTCGGCGGCTGACCTCGCTGCGAAGATCGACGACACGACCACCAAGACGGCCATGGTCGCCCTGCAAGGCCCGAAGGTCATGGACCTGATCGGCCGGTTCAGCAAGGAGATCCCGACGCTCAAACGGTACCGCTTCACCGTGAAGAACCTGCTCGTCCTCAAGCTCATCGTCTCACGGACGGGGTACACAGGCGAGGACGGCGTTGAAGTGATCCTGCCCTCGAACGCGATCGAGATGGCGATGAAACTGCTGCTCAGGGACGTGGACCTGCGTGCGCAGACCGCTTTGCTCAAGCCCGCGGGGCTGGGCGCCCGCGACACGCTCCGCCTCGAGGCGGGCATGCCGCTCTACGGGCACGAACTGGGCGAGGAGATCAACGCGCTCTCATGCGGCGTGGACTTCGCCATCAGCCTCGACAAACACGCGACTGGGGGCGGTGAGCGGTTCATCGGGCAGGATGCGCTCGAACGCACGAAGGCAGAGGGCGGGCCTGCGCGGCTCCTGGTGGGCATCGAGTTCGAGGGCAAACGCACGCCGCGCCAGGGGATGAAGGTCCACTCCGGCGGGTGTGAGGTCGGCGAGGTCACGAGCGGGTGTCTCAGCCCGACGCTGGGCGTGCCGATCGCGATGGCGTTCGTCGACCGTGGCACGTCCGCGGTGGGTACAGCCGTCGAGGTCGATACAGGCAAGGGGATGCTGGGGGGCAGGGTCCGCCCGCTGCCGTTCTACAAGCGACCGAAGGCGTGAATCAGCGCGCGTAGGATCGCGCGAGATGCCCCAGCCGATCTACCTCGACAACGCCGCGACGAGTTTCCCGAAGCCCGCATGCGTTCACGAGGCGGTGCTGGACTACATGCGCCGTGTCGGAGCGTCGCCGGGGCGGGGCGCCTACTCGACAGCGCGGGAGGGGGCGGCCATCGTCTCCCGCTGCCGGACGCGGCTCAGCGAACTCATCGGCGGCGAGCGCGGTGGGCAGGTCGTCTTCACGCTCAATGCGACCGACGCTCTCAACCTGGGCATGAAGGGTGTCGTGCGGGCCTGGAATCGCCGGAATCCTGGCCGCACTGCGCACGTCGTCACCACGGCGATGGACCACAACTCCGTGCTGCGTCCCCTCAACGCCATGGCCGAGAGCGGCGAGGCGTCGTGGACGTGCGTGGACGCCGACCCCGAGAGTGGGCTGGTCGAAGCAGCAGACGTAGAAGCGGCGATCGTCCCCTGGACGGCACTCGTCATCGTCGTTCACGCCAGCA is from Synechococcales cyanobacterium CNB and encodes:
- a CDS encoding pantoate--beta-alanine ligase; this translates as MDVRVVRTAEELRREVGGGSVFVPTMGALHEGHASLMRIARLESLRRGGTMCVVSVFVNPTQFTESEDFAAYPKTLNADLAVCEREGMDAVFVPGVEEVYPRGVEVRVPSLPAVATEPGLEDRCRPGHFAGVCQVVLRLFEMVRPAAAVFGEKDWQQLQMVRAMVRQEGMGIEIVPGPTVRDVDGLALSSRNVRLGSDERRIAIAFYRALQLAAQAPDPAGAERSMQDELNSSTVEVDYAVVRDAETLGPPQGSRTCRALVAGRVGKVRLIDNAGWPMEATG
- a CDS encoding PilZ domain-containing protein — translated: MSTNDRSVARKYLVAESVKERRSDSQADTSEGSDASGQGTSGAGSEESMRCRRTHDRQGVELPVVLAELSRNGEPSEPWEAVSLDLSRSGVGLRSRRMVHKGRLVLLAVPPKGNRPGRLYCGKVMQSRYAEGIGYIVGLRFEECPEGIHIDRWWNKHMKGKRAA
- the gcvT gene encoding glycine cleavage system aminomethyltransferase GcvT, producing MDRSDSLGCRPACAGAFAGARGGCPVHRSPLHAFHVEHGARLVDFAGWEMPMVYSSIHEEHRQVRESGGVFDVSHMGRVKIVGRHARRLLERVCTRRIGDMEPGQCRYSLACNERGGVRDDVIVYRVDDDDFLVVVNGANREKMLAHFERVRSAADLAAKIDDTTTKTAMVALQGPKVMDLIGRFSKEIPTLKRYRFTVKNLLVLKLIVSRTGYTGEDGVEVILPSNAIEMAMKLLLRDVDLRAQTALLKPAGLGARDTLRLEAGMPLYGHELGEEINALSCGVDFAISLDKHATGGGERFIGQDALERTKAEGGPARLLVGIEFEGKRTPRQGMKVHSGGCEVGEVTSGCLSPTLGVPIAMAFVDRGTSAVGTAVEVDTGKGMLGGRVRPLPFYKRPKA